The sequence TACACTGGTAGACCTGTCTGCAAACTTGGACATTCACGTGTGGTTCCAACTGCGCATTGATTCGTACGAAAACGAGTCGGCCACGGTTTTCATTGGCCGGAGCAAGAGCCTGCGAAAATGGGCTGATGTTTTCAGAAGGACCGGAAAGAACAAGAAATACAGAGCGGGCGTCGAGGGGGCCTTCAGAATGCTAGGTCTGCTGGACAAAGAAGTAGCCGCGAACATGGCGCAGAAGGGGTCTATGGACGCGCTGGTGAGCACTCTCCTCAAGAACGCCGAGATGATCCCCGAAAGAGGGCCGCTAGACTTGCACCTCGAGACGATGGCAGAAACGTTGACGCCAGCAGTTTCTGCTAAGGCGTGGGTCGATGCACTCCGTGCGGCCGTGCCTCCAGCAGTGAACATCTCGGAAAAGACACTTGTCCGCGTTGAGAGCACAAGGGTCCTTCGCACTTTGAACAGCCTGCTCGAATTTGGGAGTCGGAGGCCAAACGATGTGGCACAACACATCGCCTATCGGACATTCACGAAGATTGGCTGGATGGTCGACGGCAGCAACTCCACCGTCCGTGACCGCCCGCTTCATTTCATGCCGGCCAGGATGACGAACCGGTGTCTGCGCGAGGTGGAGCGGATGACGGGACTCGCTTGGTTCAGCCTGCTTACGGCCCCGCACGTGGAAGGCCACTTGACTCGAGAACCACTGGCCTTGGTTCTCCCCGGCAGGGCTTCGCCAACCAGCATCGGCAGCCCTGCGGACGCGTCGGTGGAGCTGGGCGACCTTCCAGCTCCGCAGCACTCGTTCTTCGCCGAATGGGTGGCGTTCAAAGAGGCGAGGCGCGAGCTGACAGCTTCGGGACTCTACGACGTCCTCAGAATAGACGGCGTGCAAGGTGACTTGTGGCATGGAGAGCGGAACCTGACGGTGGAGCCGCTCGTCTTCTCCTATCCGTTCTTCCACTCTCAGCTGCATCCCGTGCTGAACTACGGGGGAGCCGGAAGGCTAATTGCGCGGGCTCTCCTCGGCCTCGTTTCGCCTAACGCCTCGGCGAAAGCGACCGAAGAGCTGGCCGTGTCAATGGCTCTGCGCGCCCTTCGCGATGCTCAGGGCGGTCACGCGGACGCTTTCACCAACAGCGCCGCAGTAGACCAACTGTTTTTCATGGCTTCGTGCTATGCCGTCTGCGACGCAGATGATGTAGCGGGAACGGCACGTCGCATGTGCGACGCTCCCGTCATGAAACTGCGGGCGTACCGTACAGCTTTCGGGTGTAACCCTCCGCGTGGGAGAAAATCGCGGAAT comes from Dermacentor andersoni chromosome 9, qqDerAnde1_hic_scaffold, whole genome shotgun sequence and encodes:
- the LOC140213230 gene encoding uncharacterized protein, producing the protein MSTVEVPVRPGSDRGRGDGDRQPEAPQVAVVASWRNLVRLDQEPDDAARNEQPGERLLDRVVNHSITLLRGARKAATFLAILLGAAMLIKLMTLADETVAARRSLVRGNYDLLSTLRAVCGSHACQKYGWEVQASLDTSRDPCRSLYDFVCGRWRRGAAVPSVREMLEARLLKEALNTVLATNSVTPSVRPDTVSDRVAGLVSSCLRAKRDPSELRTFLTKRGVLHHQWRSSPHAVLRTLVDLSANLDIHVWFQLRIDSYENESATVFIGRSKSLRKWADVFRRTGKNKKYRAGVEGAFRMLGLLDKEVAANMAQKGSMDALVSTLLKNAEMIPERGPLDLHLETMAETLTPAVSAKAWVDALRAAVPPAVNISEKTLVRVESTRVLRTLNSLLEFGSRRPNDVAQHIAYRTFTKIGWMVDGSNSTVRDRPLHFMPARMTNRCLREVERMTGLAWFSLLTAPHVEGHLTREPLALVLPGRASPTSIGSPADASVELGDLPAPQHSFFAEWVAFKEARRELTASGLYDVLRIDGVQGDLWHGERNLTVEPLVFSYPFFHSQLHPVLNYGGAGRLIARALLGLVSPNASAKATEELAVSMALRALRDAQGGHADAFTNSAAVDQLFFMASCYAVCDADDVAGTARRMCDAPVMKLRAYRTAFGCNPPRGRKSRNARKMFIDFGR